The following are from one region of the Oreochromis aureus strain Israel breed Guangdong linkage group 1, ZZ_aureus, whole genome shotgun sequence genome:
- the sinhcafl gene encoding SIN3-HDAC complex associated factor, like, protein MFGFHKSKIYRSNEGCCICKTKSSSSRFTDSSRYEETFRLCFGLSEDRVGDICNACVLLVKRWKKLPLGSKKNWNHVVDARAGPGFKVTKPKKIKNGDAKKKSKLKKLHKFKRQNSDAHSTTSSVSPAQSPSYSNQSDDGSDIESKQRRSAPSIFSFLDRSYWKRQKVCCGIVYKGRFGEVIIDPRLFKPCCSSKKQKTLTSPTQVATHLPDTQHPEDMKETW, encoded by the exons ATGTTTGGCTTTCACAAGTCAAAGATCTACAGGAGTAACGAAGGCTGTTGCATCTGCAAGACCAAGTCCTCCAGTTCTCGATTCACAGACAGCAGTCGATATGAGGAGACATTCAGGCTGTGTTTTGG GCTCTCTGAGGATCGTGTTGGAGACATCTGCAACGCCTGCGTCTTGCTGGTGAAAAGGTGGAAGAAGCTGCCTCTTGGCTCCAAGAAAAATTGGAACCAT GTGGTGGATGCAAGAGCAGGTCCAGGCTTTAAGGTGACAAAACCcaagaagataaaaaatggAGATGCGAAGAAGAAAAGCAAGCTAAAGAAGCTGCACAAGTTCAAGAGACAGA ACTCTGATGCCCACAGCACGACCTCCAGCGTGTCTCCTGCCCAGTCTCCCAGTTACAGCAACCAGTCAGATGATGGCTCAGACATAGAGTCCAAGCAAAGACGTTCAGCTCcctccatcttctccttctTGGACCGTTCCTACTGGAAAAG ACAAAAGGTGTGCTGTGGGATTGTCTACAAGGGTCGGTTTGGAGAGGTGATTATTGATCCCCGGCTTTTCAAGCCCTGCTGCAGTTCCAAAAAACAGAAGACACTGACATCGCCCACGCAAGTGGCCACACACTTGCCGGACACACAACACCCAGAAGACATGAAAGAAACCTGGTGA